CGGTGATTGTGGTGTCTGACGCCGTGGAAAACGATCCGCCGGACATCTTCCATGCCGCCTACCTGGCGGCCCGGCGGCTGGTGCCGAACCTGAGCGTCCTGCACTTCAACCCGGTCTTCGATGCCGAGATGCTGACGGTGCGGCCCCTCAGCGCAGCGGTGCCGGCGGTGGGACTGCGGGACGCCGATGATCTGCCGACTGCCATGGGCTTTGCCCGCTTTGCCTCCGGGCAGACGGACGTAGGCGACCTCGAACGGTACCTGGCCGGCCGGGTCGAGGCCTTTTTGAACACAGGACGGGCGCATGTTGACGCTTGAAGGCCTGACGCCAGCCCCGGCGCAGGTGCGCGGCGCGTTCCGGCTGGTTCCCCTGCTGCGCGACCAGCCGTGTGACGACGTTCGCCTGACGCCGCACACCATGGCCCCCGGTCTGAAGGTGGTGGCCCTGCCGGACCGCACGAGCTACACCGCCTTCGTGCCGCACGCCCTGCTGCTGGAATGGGACCGGACTGGGGCTCCGCTGATGGCCCTGGGCGGTCAGGTAGGGCGTCCGGGTCGGTCCGACTGGTGCGGCATCGAGATGGTTCAGAAGATGCGCAAGCGAGAAGGTGCAGGTGGGTTGCGGTTTCTGCCACTGCATCTGGCGCTCGAAGGTCTGCTGGCGCTGCATTTCGCGCCGCCACGCACCGCCTGGAAAGAACTGTCACGGGACTTTCTTAAAGTTGGTCTGGGAAGCCGCTCTGAATCCGGCATTCCGGGCGCGGTTCTCCCAGGTTTTGAGGACGCCCTCAAGACCTTCGAGCTGCACGACACTCAGGTCGGCCTGCTGGTCTTCGTAGGGGAGCAGCTCGCCTCGGCCTTCGTGGTACCGTCCGCGCAGGACTACCGCCGACTGCACCGAAGCGTGCTGGAAGACCTCTACGGCGAGCTGGTTCTCCTATACGCAGCGCTGTATCCGGACCCACCGCTGCTTCAGGCGACGCCCCGTTTCGAGCACGCCCGCTCGCTGGCTGAGCTGCGAGCGGGGCTGATGGTCCTACGGCAGGAATGGGCGGCGTTCGTGCAGGTCGACCTGCTGACCGATCTGCTGAACCGGCCAGTGCTGACCGAGATGGTCTACGAGCCGGGTCCGCTACGGCTGGAACGGTTCATCACGGATCTTGACCCGGCACAGCTGAACCACATTGGGGAGCGACTGATCCGGCCGAACGGTGAGCTGCTGTACCTGAAGACCTTCCAGCTGTCTGCCGCCCAGACCCGGCGCACGTACCTGCTGCAACAACTCGCACGGTACGAGTGGCATCTGGGAGACGCGGCCGTTGGCCTGGGGGTGAGTGTGCCAGAGCTTGTGGACCGGATCACGCGGACTGGCTTCGGGTATCTGTTGACGCAGGCGGTGCGGGAGACGGCAGCGAAAGCAATCCGGGGAACCTGAACTGGTGCTGCCCCTGAAGAATTCGGATGGGGGCTTCGCTGCAAGTGCTGGGTCCCGTACAAAGGATCAAGCGGCCACCCAGGGCTGTGACCCAGTCCCCTGTCTCCAAGGTACGCAGGGATCAAGAAGGCCTGACCACCGATGCGCAGACCGTCAGCCTGAATGTGGCGCAGGGCTGCTCAGGTGGGCTGGATGTGAGAACCGGCACGGTGCGCTCCATCGGTGCCCACCTGATCATCGTCACCGATGACAACAACCCGGCTGTGAGCTTTGCCACCGCGCAACTCGACAGTTTCGTGACCGACTTCGATACGAACACCTGGCCGACGCTGACCGGCGCGTTCGGAGAGCCGAGCGACCTGGACAACAACGGTCATGTGGTGGCCTTCGTCACCCGCGCCGTGAATGAACTGTCGCCACCAGCCTCATCGGTGGCGAAGTATGGTATACGCCTACCACCTCGGAAGCTGATCAGCCGTTGACCGCAATCGTGCTGATCAGGACGTTGTGATTGGTAATGGGCCGATAGCCTGCTCTCTCACTCAGCGAAATCGGTGGAAAGCCTACGCTCTGGGCTAGCACCCGCTTTCCCTACATCACCCGGATATCGACGCTGCGCGGCAGTCCCTGATTCGCCTGCCTCCCGGTCTGAGACTGGATCTGGGCGGTACGGCGAAGTCCTGGATCGCTGAGCGGGCCTTTGCTTACCTGATGGCAGACGGCTTCATCAATGCCGGTGGCGACCTGATGACGCGGCAGTCTGCGCCCTTCGCAGTCGAGGTTCCGGATGCGTTCGGTGGCGCACCGCTCTACCTCGACTGTCCGGCAGGTACCTGGGGCGTCGCCACTTCCAGCTGCCTGAAACGGGCTTGGGATGGTGGACATCATCTGATCGACCCCAGGACAGCACGACCGCTCGAGTCGGCCCAGGTCCAGGTCACGGTGATCGGGCGTCACCTGACCGAAGCAGAAGTGCTCACCAAACTGGCGTTCCTCGATACCGAAGTGCTGGACGCGCTCCAAGGAGACGCCCAGGTCTATGCCTTCGACCAGGATGGACAGTTCTGGATCAGAGTTCCGGGAACATGGCAGGCTGTGATGAGCGCCGACGATGTCAGCGGCTCCAGATCATCCGTGGCAGGAGACGCAGGTTAAGCACCCATGCCAGACACCAACCGGGCGATCAGGAAAGCGGCACCCGAGGCCACCGCACCCACGAACATGGTCTGGACGGCACTTTTCCATACCGAAGACCCAGTAAAACGGCCCTTGAGGGCTCCGAAGGCGAACAGGGCGATCAGGGTCAACACCACTGACCACGTCAAGGCCTGGCTAAGGGTCAGGTTCAGCGCGTAGGGCGTGAGCGGCACGATACCCCCGGCGATATACGCCAGCCCAATGGTCAGGGCCGACCGGAGCGCCCGTTTCGGGTCGGGTTCCTCCAAGCCCAGTTCCTCCTTCATCATGAAGTCCACCCAGGTTCGGCGGTTGCTGATGATCGCCGATGTCGCCGTTTCCAGAGCATCGCCTGTCAGGCCGTACTTCTGGAAGACCTCCCGCACCTCCAGAATTTCGGCGTCGCGCTTTGTATCGATCTCACCTTCCTCCCGGGCGCGTTCCG
This is a stretch of genomic DNA from Deinococcus ruber. It encodes these proteins:
- a CDS encoding ARPP-2 domain-containing protein; the protein is MLTLEGLTPAPAQVRGAFRLVPLLRDQPCDDVRLTPHTMAPGLKVVALPDRTSYTAFVPHALLLEWDRTGAPLMALGGQVGRPGRSDWCGIEMVQKMRKREGAGGLRFLPLHLALEGLLALHFAPPRTAWKELSRDFLKVGLGSRSESGIPGAVLPGFEDALKTFELHDTQVGLLVFVGEQLASAFVVPSAQDYRRLHRSVLEDLYGELVLLYAALYPDPPLLQATPRFEHARSLAELRAGLMVLRQEWAAFVQVDLLTDLLNRPVLTEMVYEPGPLRLERFITDLDPAQLNHIGERLIRPNGELLYLKTFQLSAAQTRRTYLLQQLARYEWHLGDAAVGLGVSVPELVDRITRTGFGYLLTQAVRETAAKAIRGT
- a CDS encoding FAD:protein FMN transferase gives rise to the protein MDAARQSLIRLPPGLRLDLGGTAKSWIAERAFAYLMADGFINAGGDLMTRQSAPFAVEVPDAFGGAPLYLDCPAGTWGVATSSCLKRAWDGGHHLIDPRTARPLESAQVQVTVIGRHLTEAEVLTKLAFLDTEVLDALQGDAQVYAFDQDGQFWIRVPGTWQAVMSADDVSGSRSSVAGDAG
- a CDS encoding VIT1/CCC1 transporter family protein; the protein is MYRAVSSHRETHFTGSEMVRDIVIGMSDGLTVPFALAAGLSGAVASGHVVLIAGIAEMAAGSIAMGLGGYLAARSEHESYVSERAREEGEIDTKRDAEILEVREVFQKYGLTGDALETATSAIISNRRTWVDFMMKEELGLEEPDPKRALRSALTIGLAYIAGGIVPLTPYALNLTLSQALTWSVVLTLIALFAFGALKGRFTGSSVWKSAVQTMFVGAVASGAAFLIARLVSGMGA